The following coding sequences lie in one Arachis hypogaea cultivar Tifrunner chromosome 9, arahy.Tifrunner.gnm2.J5K5, whole genome shotgun sequence genomic window:
- the LOC112712403 gene encoding ATP-dependent DNA helicase 2 subunit KU70 isoform X2, giving the protein MGISGDDEDDPDAHLSLEKESTKEYVVYLVDASPKMFTSTCPASADDQKEESHFHIALSCISQSLKNQIINRSYDELAICFFNTREKRNIQELSGVFVFNVPERDYLDRPTARLIKEFDRIEESFAKDIGSQHGIVPGTRENSLYNAIWVAQALLRKGSAKTVDKRVLLFTNEDDPFGCIKGAIKSDMKRMTLQRAKDAQDLGISIELLPLSHPSDPFNVSQFYAELIGLEEDELADFMPSSGIKLEDMKDQLRKRMFKKRIVKKLKFIIVDGISIELNSYALIRPTVPGAITWLDSVTNQPLKSERTFICADTGALVEESTKRFHPYKNQNIVFSTKELSEIKRFSTGHLHLLGFKPLSCLRDYYNLKPSTFLYPSDEAMDGSICIFIALHRSMIQLKRFAVAFYGGSSRPQLVALIAQDEIIQSGGQIEPPGMHMISLPYSDDIRLVEERHSEKVGMVTRASNDQIKKAADVIKRIDLKDFSICQFANPGLQRHYAVLQALALEEDEIPEIKDETLPDEEGLARPGVVKALEEFKTSVYGENYDEECEANAKPSEASKKRKAQAEVATKECENYDWGELADTGKLKDLTVVELKYYLTAHNLPVSGKKEALVSRILTHMKK; this is encoded by the exons ATGGGTATATCTGG AGACGACGAGGATGACCCCGATGCTCACCTCTCTctg GAAAAAGAGTCCACAAAGGAGTACGTGGTTTACCTGGTAGATGCTTCCCCTAAAATGTTCACCTCAACTTGCCCTGCCTCTGCG GATGATCAAAAGGAAGAAAGTCACTTCCACATTGCTCTCAGCTGTATCTCTCAATCACTCAAGAATCAAATCATCAACAGGTCCTATGACGAACTTGCCATTTGCTTTTTTAACACT AGGGAGAAGAGAAACATACAAGAATTGAGTGGTGTTTTTGTATTTAATGTTCCTGAAAGAGACTATCTAGATAGGCCAACTGCTAGGCTCATAAAAGAATTTGACCGCATCGAGG AATCTTTTGCCAAAGACATTGGAAGCCAGCATGGTATTGTGCCTGGGACTAGAGAAAATTCTCTCTACAATGCTATTTGGGTGGCACAAGCTCTTCTTCGTAAGGG GTCAGCAAAGACAGTTGATAAACGTGTGCTTTTGTTCACAAATGAAGATGATCCTTTTGGGTGTATTAAAGGGGCTATCAAATCAGATATGAAAAGAATGACCTTGCAGAGAGCTAAG GATGCACAGGATCTTGGCATCTCTATTGAACTTCTTCCGTTGAGTCATCCGAGTGATCCGTTTAATGTATCTCAGTTCTATGCT GAGTTGATTGGGCTTGAAGAAGATGAACTTGCTGACTTCATGCCATCATCCGGAATCAA ATTGGAGGACATGAAAGATCAGCTAAGAAAGCGCATGTTTAAGAAACGCATAGTTAAAAAGCTCAAATTCATTATAGTGGATGGTATATCTATAGAATTAAACTCGTATGCTTTAATTCGCCCCACTGTTCCAG GAGCAATCACATGGCTTGATTCTGTCACAAATCAACCTTTGAAG AGTGAAAGAACCTTCATTTGTGCCGATACTGGTGCTTTGGTCGAAGAATCTACTAAACGGTTTCATCCTTATAAAAA CCAGAATATCGTTTTTTCAACGAAGGAGCTATCTGAGATCAAAAGATTTTCGACTGGACACCTGCATCTTTTAGGTTTCAAGCCACTAAGTTGCTTAAGAGATTATTACAACTTGAAGCCATCAACCTTCCTTTACCCTAGTGATGAG GCTATGGATGGTAGCATCTGTATCTTTATTGCCCTTCATAGGTCCATGATACAGCTCAAACG TTTTGCAGTTGCATTTTATGGTGGTTCATCTCGACCTCAATTGGTTGCCCTAATTGCACAG GATGAAATTATCCAGTCAGGTGGTCAGATTGAGCCGCCTGGAATGCACATGATTTCTCTTCCGTATTCTGATGACATTAGACTTGTTGAAGAG CGTCATTCAGAAAAAGTTGGAATGGTGACTAGAGCAAGTAACGATCAAATAAAGAAAGCAGCTGATGTAATTAAGCGTATTGACTTGAAAGATTTTTCCATATGCCAATTTGCTAACCCAG GCTTGCAGAGACACTATGCAGTATTGCAGGCATTAGCTCTGGAGGAGGATGAGATTCCAGAAATAAAAGATGAAACATTACCTGATGAGGAAGGCTTGGCCAG ACCAGGAGTGGTGAAGGCATTAGAAGAATTCAAGACCTCAGTTTATGGAGAGAATTACGACGAGGAATGTGAAGCCAATGCGAAGCCAAGTGAAGCCTCCAAGAAACGAAAAGCACAAGCTGAGGTCGCAACAAAAGAGTGTGAAAACTATGATTGGGGTGAACTTGCTGATACTGGAAAG TTGAAGGATTTGACTGTGGTGGAGTTAAAATATTATCTTACAGCACATAATCTTCCTGTTTCTGGGAAGAAGGAGGCCTTAGTGAGCCGAATATTAACTCACATGAAAAAATGA
- the LOC112712403 gene encoding ATP-dependent DNA helicase 2 subunit KU70 isoform X1, whose translation MDFEHESDDPFRDDEDDPDAHLSLEKESTKEYVVYLVDASPKMFTSTCPASADDQKEESHFHIALSCISQSLKNQIINRSYDELAICFFNTREKRNIQELSGVFVFNVPERDYLDRPTARLIKEFDRIEESFAKDIGSQHGIVPGTRENSLYNAIWVAQALLRKGSAKTVDKRVLLFTNEDDPFGCIKGAIKSDMKRMTLQRAKDAQDLGISIELLPLSHPSDPFNVSQFYAELIGLEEDELADFMPSSGIKLEDMKDQLRKRMFKKRIVKKLKFIIVDGISIELNSYALIRPTVPGAITWLDSVTNQPLKSERTFICADTGALVEESTKRFHPYKNQNIVFSTKELSEIKRFSTGHLHLLGFKPLSCLRDYYNLKPSTFLYPSDEAMDGSICIFIALHRSMIQLKRFAVAFYGGSSRPQLVALIAQDEIIQSGGQIEPPGMHMISLPYSDDIRLVEERHSEKVGMVTRASNDQIKKAADVIKRIDLKDFSICQFANPGLQRHYAVLQALALEEDEIPEIKDETLPDEEGLARPGVVKALEEFKTSVYGENYDEECEANAKPSEASKKRKAQAEVATKECENYDWGELADTGKLKDLTVVELKYYLTAHNLPVSGKKEALVSRILTHMKK comes from the exons ATGGATTTTGAGCATGAATCTGATGATCCTTTCAGAGACGACGAGGATGACCCCGATGCTCACCTCTCTctg GAAAAAGAGTCCACAAAGGAGTACGTGGTTTACCTGGTAGATGCTTCCCCTAAAATGTTCACCTCAACTTGCCCTGCCTCTGCG GATGATCAAAAGGAAGAAAGTCACTTCCACATTGCTCTCAGCTGTATCTCTCAATCACTCAAGAATCAAATCATCAACAGGTCCTATGACGAACTTGCCATTTGCTTTTTTAACACT AGGGAGAAGAGAAACATACAAGAATTGAGTGGTGTTTTTGTATTTAATGTTCCTGAAAGAGACTATCTAGATAGGCCAACTGCTAGGCTCATAAAAGAATTTGACCGCATCGAGG AATCTTTTGCCAAAGACATTGGAAGCCAGCATGGTATTGTGCCTGGGACTAGAGAAAATTCTCTCTACAATGCTATTTGGGTGGCACAAGCTCTTCTTCGTAAGGG GTCAGCAAAGACAGTTGATAAACGTGTGCTTTTGTTCACAAATGAAGATGATCCTTTTGGGTGTATTAAAGGGGCTATCAAATCAGATATGAAAAGAATGACCTTGCAGAGAGCTAAG GATGCACAGGATCTTGGCATCTCTATTGAACTTCTTCCGTTGAGTCATCCGAGTGATCCGTTTAATGTATCTCAGTTCTATGCT GAGTTGATTGGGCTTGAAGAAGATGAACTTGCTGACTTCATGCCATCATCCGGAATCAA ATTGGAGGACATGAAAGATCAGCTAAGAAAGCGCATGTTTAAGAAACGCATAGTTAAAAAGCTCAAATTCATTATAGTGGATGGTATATCTATAGAATTAAACTCGTATGCTTTAATTCGCCCCACTGTTCCAG GAGCAATCACATGGCTTGATTCTGTCACAAATCAACCTTTGAAG AGTGAAAGAACCTTCATTTGTGCCGATACTGGTGCTTTGGTCGAAGAATCTACTAAACGGTTTCATCCTTATAAAAA CCAGAATATCGTTTTTTCAACGAAGGAGCTATCTGAGATCAAAAGATTTTCGACTGGACACCTGCATCTTTTAGGTTTCAAGCCACTAAGTTGCTTAAGAGATTATTACAACTTGAAGCCATCAACCTTCCTTTACCCTAGTGATGAG GCTATGGATGGTAGCATCTGTATCTTTATTGCCCTTCATAGGTCCATGATACAGCTCAAACG TTTTGCAGTTGCATTTTATGGTGGTTCATCTCGACCTCAATTGGTTGCCCTAATTGCACAG GATGAAATTATCCAGTCAGGTGGTCAGATTGAGCCGCCTGGAATGCACATGATTTCTCTTCCGTATTCTGATGACATTAGACTTGTTGAAGAG CGTCATTCAGAAAAAGTTGGAATGGTGACTAGAGCAAGTAACGATCAAATAAAGAAAGCAGCTGATGTAATTAAGCGTATTGACTTGAAAGATTTTTCCATATGCCAATTTGCTAACCCAG GCTTGCAGAGACACTATGCAGTATTGCAGGCATTAGCTCTGGAGGAGGATGAGATTCCAGAAATAAAAGATGAAACATTACCTGATGAGGAAGGCTTGGCCAG ACCAGGAGTGGTGAAGGCATTAGAAGAATTCAAGACCTCAGTTTATGGAGAGAATTACGACGAGGAATGTGAAGCCAATGCGAAGCCAAGTGAAGCCTCCAAGAAACGAAAAGCACAAGCTGAGGTCGCAACAAAAGAGTGTGAAAACTATGATTGGGGTGAACTTGCTGATACTGGAAAG TTGAAGGATTTGACTGTGGTGGAGTTAAAATATTATCTTACAGCACATAATCTTCCTGTTTCTGGGAAGAAGGAGGCCTTAGTGAGCCGAATATTAACTCACATGAAAAAATGA